A stretch of the Aegilops tauschii subsp. strangulata cultivar AL8/78 chromosome 4, Aet v6.0, whole genome shotgun sequence genome encodes the following:
- the LOC109770353 gene encoding CBL-interacting protein kinase 15, whose amino-acid sequence MQLEAMANRGKILMERYELGRLLGKGTFGKVHYARSLESNRSVAIKMLDKEKVLKVGLSEQIRREVTTMRLVAHKNIVQLHEVMATRNKIYFVMEYVKGGELFDKVAKSGKLTEGAAHKYFQQLISAVDYCHSQGVYHRDLKLENLLLDENENLKVSDFGLSALSESKRQDGLLHTTCGTPAYVAPEVISKTGYDGAKSDIWSCGVILFVLVAGYLPFHGSNLMDMYRKIEQGDFRCPGWFSHKLQKLLLKILDPNPSTRASIQKIKESTWFRKGPRGTLAVKERTPSENVITNAPPTAGVRPRKNTHEDVKPLMVTNLNAFEIISFSTGFDLSGLFIQEDCRKETRFTSDKPASTIISKLEYVAKALNLRVRKKDNGVVKMQARKEGRNGAVQLDMEIFEITPSHHLIEMKQTSGDPLEYRELLEDIRPALKDIVWAWHGDDHQQQLE is encoded by the coding sequence ATGCAGCTTGAAGCCATGGCAAACAGAGGGAAGATTCTAATGGAGCGGTACGAGCTGGGAAGATTGTTGGGGAAAGGAACATTCGGCAAGGTGCACTATGCAAGGAGCCTAGAGTCGAACCGAAGCGTCGCCATAAAGATGCTGGACAAGGAGAAGGTGCTCAAGGTTGGGCTCTCGGAGCAAATCAGGCGTGAGGTCACAACCATGCGGTTGGTGGCACACAAGAACATTGTTCAGCTTCATGAGGTCATGGCGACACGAAACAAAATATACTTTGTCATGGAGTATGTGAAAGGCGGTGAGCTCTTTGACAAGGTTGCAAAGAGTGGCAAGCTCACAGAGGGTGCTGCACATAAGTATTTCCAGCAGCTCATCAGTGCAGTGGATTACTGCCACAGCCAAGGCGTGTATCACCGGGATCTCAAGCTGGAGAACCTGCTCCTGGATGAGAATGAGAACCTTAAGGTCTCGGATTTTGGATTGAGCGCCCTTTCAGAGTCAAAGAGGCAAGATGGCTTGCTCCACACCACCTGCGGAACACCCGCATATGTAGCTCCGGAGGTCATCAGCAAGACAGGTTACGATGGTGCAAAATCAGATATCTGGTCTTGTGGTGTTATCCTTTTTGTTCTTGTTGCTGGTTATCTCCCTTTCCATGGTTCCAACTTGATGGACATGTACCGGAAGATTGAGCAAGGAGATTTCAGGTGCCCCGGCTGGTTCTCACACAAACTCCAGAAGCTCTTGCTCAAGATCCTGGACCCCAATCCAAGCACCAGGGCATCTATCCAGAAGATAAAAGAGTCTACCTGGTTCCGGAAAGGTCCAAGGGGCACCCTTGCAGTGAAGGAGAGAACTCCCAGTGAGAATGTCATCACAAATGCTCCTCCTACAGCTGGTGTGAGGCCAAGGAAGAACACTCATGAAGATGTGAAGCCCCTAATGGTGACAAACTTAAATGCCTTTGAGATCATCTCCTTCTCCACGGGGTTTGACCTGTCCGGCCTATTCATCCAAGAGGACTGCAGAAAGGAGACAAGGTTCACTTCAGACAAGCCTGCTTCAACCATCATCTCGAAGCTGGAATATGTTGCGAAGGCGCTGAATCTCAGGGTAAGGAAGAAGGACAATGGCGTGGTGAAGATGCAAGCGAGGAAGGAGGGAAGGAATGGTGCTGTACAGTTAGACATGGAGATCTTCGAGATCACACCTTCCCACCACCTCATTGAGATGAAACAAACAAGTGGTGATCCGCTGGAGTACCGGGAGCTATTGGAGGACATCCGGCCAGCGCTGAAGGACATAGTCTGGGCCTGGCACGGAGATGACCACCAGCAGCAGCTAGAGTAG